The nucleotide window GTTGGTGGTCGCGAACAGATACTTAGAATGGCTCAACCACAAGGTTTTATAGGATATCGGGCACTATTTGCCGAAGAGGATTACGCCGCCTCTGCACGAGCTTTAGAAGATTGTGTTGTTGTGTCAATTCCGAAAATCGTTTTAAACCAAATTATGGCAAACAACCCGATGTTTACTAAAAAAATGATGATGCTTATGGCTAAAGAGTTAGGATTTGCAAATCGTCGAACAGTTGCATTAACTCAAAAGCACGTGCGAGCTCGTTTAGCCGATTCGCTTCTCTTTTTAAAAGAGACTTACGGCTACGAAGATGATGGCAAAACAATTCACGCATATTTATCAAGACAAGATATTGCGGGGCTTTCTAACATGACCACCTCCAACGCAATAAGAACTCTCTCAAATTTTGCCACTGAAGGAATTTTAGATATCCGCGGTCGTCGAATAAAAATCCGCGATATTAATAAGCTGAAGAAAATTAGCGATATGGGGTAAAGCAATTGGCAATTAGCAATGAACAATTTGTAGAGACGGAGCATGCTCCGTCTCTACATAACAAACTTAAAAATTAATTACCATACCCATGCCATGAGGTGTGGTGCCAAATTGATATATCACCTGAGAACTTTGATTACGACTATTGTATAAGCTTACAGATTTGCGTATGTTCTTCTTTGAATAGACTTTTAGCACAATACCACCAGCTATTACTCCCGTACCTACACCTACTACTGGAATAATAGGCTCCTCCGGACTGAAAGCATACAAAGCAGTACATACTCCGGTCCATATTAAAATATTACCCCATCTCCTTTGACTTAGCCCTTTTTCATAAAAGTGTAATCCCTCTGTGTTTGTCATCAAGCGTCTAACTTCATTTTTCCAGACAAGTTTTTTATTCAAGAATATTCTTTTCCCATTTGTAGTAAGCACATCTGTGGAGACTTCACTGTACTCTGTTTTTTTGGAAACCATAGGTTGTGTTTTGGGCAGAATAGAAGTGCTTTGTGTTACACCTGATGTTTCTGAACTAAACATATCTTTCATCAATCGTCGAACAACATCAACAATTTCGTTAGAGCCTAATATTGTGCGTGCGGTCTTCTGCTTGTCAATACGCGCAGTAGTAACCTCTATCATCTTACAAGAAATGTAGTAATTGCTAACTCCTAACGAGGAAATGCTTATAACAAAAACATAATTTGCCCCCATACGCATACCCATCTCACTGATTTGAGAATCGTCAACCAGTCCGCTTGTTTGAAACTTGTTTTCCTCCAAAACTTTGCTTATCAGCGAGCGTTCCAGAACGGTATAACCGGCTATATTTACCAAAGCGGCACTAACCTCTTCGCGAACAATGTCCTTAATAGAGCTTGACACGTCTCCAGCAGGGTCAAAAACAGCAACTTTTTTATCTTGTGCCGATACAGCAAGAGTAACCGCAAAGCATAATTGTAATAGCGTAATTATTTGCTTTAACATATCCTTCAAAATTTAGCACAAATGTAATACTTAATCCTCTAAGTAAATGACAAAAATTTAAAAATATTTGTACGGTCCTGAAAATAAGCACTAAAGAAAAGTTATTCAAAATAGTTTAATCACTATCTGAAAAATATTATTACGAGATATTTTGTATATCTTTAGAAAAGTTATTTACAGAAAACATTAGTATGTAAATTGGGATAATTTGTAGCAAAAGAATTCGTAAATAGCAATGTTACTAACAAACAGTAAAAACATCTAAAAATGAAAACTAAATATTTTATCACAATTTTTACCCTGTTTTTATTGAATGTCTCTCAAGGGCAACAAATAGATGTTTCAGGATTGTACTCTAGCAGCACAATCAAACAGTTAAAAAACAACTGGGGTTATGATTTGAAGTATAATCATTTCATTAATAAAAACAGAATTGGATTGTCGTTTAAATACTATTTTTACAACACTGAATATGACAATATTCGCACCTCATTAGTAGATGGGGTTACAAAATATATTGAAGAACAGGAACCTCAAAACAGGAGAATTGCAATAAATCTAATTTACTCATACATATTGGTTGAAAACGAAAAATCCAATTTGTATATAGGCTGTAATGCTGGTATTAATTATTATCGTTTTCGAGGTGTAAATAATAGTATACGAATTACAGATGGATATGTCACTAAAGTTATATATCCGTACGAATACACCAAAAAAACAGACTAGGGTTTGGATTTCTCATTGAGTATGAGATAAATGAGGTGTTTTTAGAAAGATTTTCTACATCAATAACAATTAATCCTGAACTTACAGCATTTGCAAAATGGGGGATGACTGGGGGTTATGCCCCATGGACTGTTGGGTGGTTAAATTTTTCTATAGGATTGAAATATAGATTAATTGACTGGAGGTAAGAGTATAATAGTCTTAAGAAACAACTAAATAATAATTAACGGACTTTAGAAAAAGTTGTTTAATCTCTGAGTAAGTTCAAATATCATAATTTTTTTCACTATTTTAAAATATACTTCTCGTAAGTTTTGTAACTTGCGAGAAGTTTTTTAGCAAACAGAAATACTGAATGAGATTTAATTTAAAGGATTATCTTAAAATATCTGTTCTATATACTTTTGCGTCAGCGTTTCCTGCGCTACTACAACTGTTTGTTCTTCCTATAATTGAAGGTGAGGGCAGGCTAAATGCCATCGACTTTTCACAAATGGCTATTGCCGAATCAATTAGCACATTTGTTGGTACATTTATTCTCTTTTCAATGTC belongs to Bacteroidales bacterium and includes:
- a CDS encoding Crp/Fnr family transcriptional regulator, yielding MINATQAIIALLNTNEAFRQLKYSEIQSIKKSHEVINYARGASIFLEGEKPESLLCLIEGKVKIYQEGVGGREQILRMAQPQGFIGYRALFAEEDYAASARALEDCVVVSIPKIVLNQIMANNPMFTKKMMMLMAKELGFANRRTVALTQKHVRARLADSLLFLKETYGYEDDGKTIHAYLSRQDIAGLSNMTTSNAIRTLSNFATEGILDIRGRRIKIRDINKLKKISDMG